A genomic stretch from Pirellulaceae bacterium includes:
- a CDS encoding response regulator — MINQAKDDAFSGIDQPVGRDEAGKQGVSGKRRLLLADDSQLFRERLARAFRERGFDVQAAEDYDQAMELARLSPPDLAVVDLRMPGRSGLELVRDLLKLNSSTRVLILSGFGSISTAVEAVKLGAVNFLPKPADADDILAAFERSTPEAEDAPTENQDVPSLARAEWEHIHRILADSGGNISEAARRLGIHRRSLQRKLRKRAPD, encoded by the coding sequence ATGATAAATCAGGCGAAAGATGACGCTTTCTCCGGCATAGATCAACCGGTGGGGCGCGACGAGGCCGGAAAACAGGGTGTTTCTGGAAAACGGCGACTGCTATTGGCCGATGACAGTCAACTATTTCGAGAGCGACTTGCCCGAGCTTTTCGGGAACGCGGCTTCGACGTGCAAGCAGCTGAGGATTACGATCAGGCCATGGAGTTGGCGCGTTTAAGTCCACCGGACTTAGCTGTCGTCGACCTAAGAATGCCAGGCCGTTCCGGCTTGGAATTGGTTCGCGATCTTCTCAAGCTGAATTCCTCCACACGCGTGCTGATCTTGTCAGGGTTCGGCAGTATTTCGACAGCCGTCGAGGCAGTAAAGTTGGGAGCGGTAAATTTTTTGCCGAAGCCCGCGGACGCTGACGACATTTTGGCTGCTTTCGAACGGTCGACCCCAGAGGCGGAGGACGCGCCGACGGAAAACCAAGACGTGCCGTCGCTCGCTCGAGCAGAATGGGAACACATCCATCGTATCCTTGCCGACTCCGGCGGTAACATTTCGGAAGCCGCTCGCCGGTTAGGTATTCATCGAAGGTCGCTTCAAAGGAAATTGCGTAAACGAGCACCGGATTAA
- a CDS encoding sigma-70 family RNA polymerase sigma factor produces the protein MTINLSIVAPNVQTTPVGARVDTKLSWHPPIIDGALLEQQQRARRIADMIVEYRNVDLTAPELRLPFVADHDPKLRLDASAERWLFLTLNAEKQRLDEGRRTLCTEHPDLALLEQLEGHHQLATAVRRHLAEVFFKLAVSIARTFNNSGLEMDDLVGQACVTLIRSIELFDPNRGFRFSSYATRAIRTELSRFVVRHRKRSHVSMEPSDLNGVRDGRTSVAEQLLRGRAVSALDLMLQNLEQREAHVVRSRFGLNDEPGGCSLQTLADEYGVTRERVRQLERRALKKLREMAMASERRSALEAMVDG, from the coding sequence ATGACGATCAACTTGTCGATTGTTGCACCAAACGTTCAAACAACTCCCGTGGGTGCTCGGGTGGACACCAAGTTGTCTTGGCATCCGCCAATCATTGACGGAGCATTGCTCGAGCAACAGCAGCGAGCTCGGCGAATTGCCGACATGATTGTTGAGTACCGAAACGTCGACTTGACAGCTCCCGAACTACGTCTTCCTTTCGTCGCCGATCACGACCCGAAACTTCGTTTGGATGCATCCGCGGAACGCTGGCTATTTCTGACCCTGAACGCCGAGAAGCAACGGCTTGATGAAGGTCGTCGTACTCTTTGCACCGAACATCCCGACCTGGCTCTGCTTGAGCAACTTGAGGGACACCATCAGCTTGCCACTGCTGTGCGAAGACATCTGGCTGAGGTCTTCTTCAAACTGGCAGTGTCGATCGCACGAACCTTTAACAACTCGGGTCTTGAGATGGACGACTTGGTTGGCCAGGCTTGCGTGACGTTAATTCGTTCGATTGAGTTGTTTGATCCGAATCGAGGATTTCGCTTCAGTTCGTACGCAACCCGGGCAATTCGCACGGAATTGAGTCGTTTTGTGGTCAGGCATCGAAAACGGTCTCATGTTTCCATGGAGCCAAGTGACCTGAACGGCGTTCGCGACGGGCGAACAAGCGTTGCCGAACAGCTCCTGCGAGGAAGAGCCGTTTCAGCACTCGACTTGATGCTGCAGAATCTAGAGCAGCGAGAGGCTCACGTCGTCCGCTCACGTTTCGGTCTGAATGACGAACCTGGAGGCTGTTCGTTGCAAACACTGGCTGACGAGTATGGAGTCACTCGAGAGAGGGTGCGACAGCTCGAGCGACGAGCGTTGAAGAAACTACGCGAAATGGCGATGGCTTCCGAGCGTCGGAGCGCCTTGGAAGCGATGGTCGACGGCTAG
- a CDS encoding c-type cytochrome, giving the protein MLPTLVLPVVAQAVSDLEHHPDIEIQLFASEPDVVDPVALDFAADGSCFVVEMRDYPYGFGDQRRPGGTIRLLRDTDDDGRADQSVLFAEDLSFPTSVMAWKQGVLVVAPPQVIYLEDTDGDDRSDLRRVMIDGLVRGVTDSNANSLRFGFDNRVHLANGGNAGQVSLPGRPTKSVTLGRADLSADFDAEILSRTRGTGGGFGLLFDAWDNRFTTYNIDYLQQQVLPLELLESRPDLPRWEVTHNVSDHGPSARIFPIVKAQTRVNHPEQAGHFSSAGGMGLIPAGTIFKTLGNSIFVCDVVCNLVHRDVLYEKGPIFGARRAPEETDREFIASRDPDFRPVGLEHGPDGALYLMDMQRSVIEHPDYIPEKVLAKMDYREGENRGRIYRIIPRERSKLPPQQLANMAEEGLVKSLASIHPWVRRTAQRLIWEQRTDTTAATVRKHGLNSESPEALVRSLWLLEGMGQLREAELLVSLVDSSHGVRQNAVRLVARHPEQWPEAVKASLDRLQDDHPHVRYWAAIASRHAVIREKLQPLAEMLMKDQRYEWSRRAVYVGAKGGSLPLLALIVDDAESAQPNEERRLVIRELAAVVAAGLTEQDRREFVSWIKKNSKMAPWETQQEVLHGLLVGWQRRPESRLPSSVWKPLLDDWRPDSRDLDLPLFDLYRQADLKAPAVLVARLEQATLLADKVSAELPQRLAAIEVLARLPGTTVTDRLARLLESNQQSQIQLAALASLESRREPSTARTIVKNWTQLRPANRTKAINILLSRRDFQSALLSAVEQAEIDVSELNLDLEQRRTLLRWSTPKIAKRAAEFWGDEEYSNRKQIVSQWLDLLPPDGDSRHGKEMFVKHCANCHRVHELGSRVGPELTAQSHRSVEDLLSHILDPNMAINPNYVTCVVETVDGQVMQGLLADEDINGITLVQAENRRTTIPRQQIEQLQMLKTSLMPEGLEKQLSPADLRSLISFLQQK; this is encoded by the coding sequence ATGCTTCCGACCCTGGTTCTGCCAGTCGTTGCGCAAGCCGTCTCCGATCTGGAGCATCATCCGGATATTGAAATTCAACTGTTCGCGTCGGAGCCAGACGTGGTTGATCCGGTGGCTTTAGATTTTGCCGCGGATGGGAGTTGTTTCGTCGTCGAAATGCGAGATTATCCATACGGCTTTGGTGACCAACGTCGACCGGGTGGGACGATTCGTCTTTTGAGAGATACCGATGATGATGGACGGGCTGACCAGTCAGTCCTGTTTGCGGAAGATTTGAGTTTTCCCACTTCGGTGATGGCGTGGAAGCAGGGGGTGTTGGTTGTTGCACCACCCCAGGTTATTTATCTCGAAGACACCGATGGAGATGATCGATCGGATCTGCGTCGTGTGATGATTGATGGACTGGTTCGCGGCGTCACGGACAGCAATGCGAACAGCTTGCGCTTTGGGTTTGATAATCGAGTGCACCTTGCCAACGGCGGTAACGCAGGCCAGGTTTCGTTGCCCGGTCGACCCACAAAGTCGGTGACGCTTGGACGGGCTGATTTGTCAGCCGACTTTGACGCAGAAATCCTTTCTCGAACTCGTGGTACAGGCGGAGGGTTTGGTCTGTTATTCGATGCTTGGGACAATCGATTTACGACCTACAACATTGACTATCTGCAGCAGCAGGTGCTGCCCCTTGAACTACTCGAATCACGGCCTGATTTGCCACGTTGGGAGGTGACCCACAATGTTTCTGATCACGGGCCATCGGCTCGTATCTTTCCCATTGTGAAAGCTCAGACGCGCGTCAATCATCCGGAGCAAGCAGGGCACTTTTCTTCGGCTGGCGGGATGGGCTTGATTCCAGCGGGGACGATTTTCAAGACGCTTGGCAATAGCATCTTTGTTTGTGACGTTGTTTGCAACTTGGTCCATCGAGATGTGTTATACGAGAAGGGTCCGATTTTCGGGGCCCGGCGAGCACCGGAAGAGACCGATCGAGAGTTTATCGCGAGTCGTGATCCGGATTTTCGCCCCGTTGGCCTCGAGCACGGTCCCGACGGTGCTCTGTATTTGATGGACATGCAACGGTCGGTGATTGAGCATCCTGACTACATTCCTGAAAAAGTGTTGGCGAAAATGGATTATCGCGAGGGTGAAAATCGAGGTCGAATTTACCGAATCATCCCACGTGAGAGGTCCAAGTTGCCGCCCCAACAATTGGCGAACATGGCAGAGGAAGGCTTAGTGAAGAGTCTGGCTTCTATTCATCCATGGGTAAGGCGAACAGCACAGCGGTTGATTTGGGAGCAACGTACGGATACGACTGCGGCGACCGTCCGAAAGCACGGTTTGAATTCGGAGTCACCAGAAGCACTTGTCCGCAGTCTTTGGCTGTTGGAGGGGATGGGGCAGCTTCGAGAAGCCGAGCTATTAGTCTCGCTCGTCGATTCATCGCACGGCGTTCGTCAAAATGCGGTTCGGCTTGTTGCGCGTCATCCTGAACAGTGGCCGGAGGCCGTCAAAGCATCGCTCGACCGTCTTCAAGACGATCATCCGCACGTGCGGTATTGGGCCGCCATCGCAAGTCGCCATGCCGTGATCCGCGAAAAGCTGCAGCCGCTGGCTGAGATGTTGATGAAGGATCAGCGGTATGAATGGTCTCGTCGAGCCGTTTATGTGGGGGCGAAGGGCGGATCGTTACCCTTGCTGGCGCTGATTGTTGATGATGCTGAATCGGCTCAGCCGAACGAGGAACGGAGGCTCGTGATTCGTGAACTGGCCGCTGTCGTCGCTGCGGGGCTGACCGAGCAAGATCGCCGCGAATTTGTTTCTTGGATCAAAAAGAATTCAAAAATGGCGCCCTGGGAAACCCAGCAGGAAGTGCTGCATGGCTTGCTGGTCGGTTGGCAGCGACGTCCGGAATCTCGCTTGCCGTCCTCCGTTTGGAAGCCGCTCCTGGATGATTGGCGGCCTGATTCCAGGGATCTTGATTTGCCTCTGTTTGATCTCTATCGGCAAGCAGACCTGAAAGCGCCTGCTGTGCTCGTGGCCCGATTGGAGCAGGCGACGTTACTCGCTGATAAAGTTTCGGCTGAACTTCCCCAACGATTGGCGGCAATCGAGGTGCTCGCTCGCTTACCCGGCACGACCGTAACCGATCGTTTGGCTCGATTACTGGAATCGAATCAGCAATCGCAGATTCAACTCGCTGCCCTGGCATCGCTTGAATCGCGACGTGAGCCGAGTACGGCTCGGACGATTGTCAAAAACTGGACACAATTGCGACCGGCGAATCGAACTAAAGCGATCAACATCTTGTTGTCTCGGCGAGATTTCCAATCGGCATTGTTGTCCGCCGTCGAGCAGGCTGAAATCGATGTGAGTGAATTGAATCTCGATTTGGAGCAACGTCGGACCTTGTTGCGATGGTCGACTCCGAAAATTGCTAAGCGGGCTGCTGAGTTTTGGGGGGATGAGGAGTATAGCAATCGGAAACAAATTGTGAGCCAATGGCTCGATTTACTCCCGCCCGACGGAGATTCTCGTCACGGAAAGGAAATGTTTGTCAAGCACTGCGCAAACTGCCATCGAGTCCACGAACTTGGATCCCGTGTGGGCCCTGAGTTGACCGCCCAATCGCATCGCAGCGTCGAGGATTTGCTTTCTCACATTTTGGACCCGAACATGGCCATCAATCCGAATTATGTCACGTGTGTGGTGGAGACGGTTGATGGTCAGGTTATGCAGGGATTGTTGGCGGATGAGGACATCAATGGTATCACCCTGGTTCAAGCCGAAAACCGTCGGACGACCATTCCCCGTCAGCAAATCGAGCAGCTGCAAATGCTCAAGACGTCGCTCATGCCGGAGGGCTTGGAAAAACAATTGTCTCCCGCTGATTTGCGATCGCTGATTTCGTTCTTGCAACAAAAGTAA
- a CDS encoding GNAT family N-acetyltransferase translates to MIRVATPDDAVEIRRIYAPAVNQGVTSFETVVPEVAELRERVGATLQHYPWLVDQGDEGLRGFAYATSHRARAAYRWSVEVSVYVDAGRLRQGCGRQLYEQLFTVLISQGFCSAYASIAVPNTVSQAFHDSLGFKRIGVFPRVGFKHGVWRDVGWWYMQLLEDDLATDPPAPIPFASWRSAESSDPS, encoded by the coding sequence ATGATTCGAGTAGCCACGCCCGATGACGCTGTTGAAATCCGCCGAATCTATGCGCCTGCGGTCAACCAGGGGGTGACATCCTTCGAGACCGTTGTGCCGGAGGTGGCCGAGCTGCGTGAGCGTGTGGGTGCTACTTTGCAGCATTATCCGTGGCTTGTGGATCAGGGAGATGAGGGGCTTCGCGGATTTGCTTATGCGACTTCCCACCGGGCCCGTGCGGCCTACCGTTGGTCGGTCGAGGTTTCGGTTTACGTGGATGCCGGCCGCTTACGGCAAGGTTGTGGTCGTCAGTTGTACGAACAGCTGTTCACGGTTTTGATCTCGCAGGGATTCTGCTCCGCCTATGCAAGCATCGCGGTGCCCAATACGGTGAGCCAAGCGTTTCATGATTCGCTCGGTTTTAAGCGAATTGGCGTTTTTCCTCGCGTTGGCTTCAAGCACGGTGTGTGGCGCGACGTCGGTTGGTGGTACATGCAGCTCCTGGAAGATGATCTCGCGACCGATCCGCCAGCTCCCATTCCGTTCGCTAGCTGGCGGTCAGCAGAGAGCAGCGACCCTAGCTAG
- the recO gene encoding DNA repair protein RecO, translated as MSSEKTMAIVIRLVEFSESSYVATVFTEGFGKITALAKGARRTKSSFENALDLLAVSRVVFIRKSSTAMDLLTEARLERPFRAASRDLTRLYAGYYVAEILQAMTDDRDPHPELFRRANQTLLALSGNDDVGVLVLGFELATLRELGHLPAFSSCVECGTEVELKRNRVSFGQLAGGVLCGRCKVGKRQVVSVSSQAMQALVQLADPDRTSESINLETKVRGELRGLLNSYFSHLLGRRPRMHGFLTRLR; from the coding sequence ATGTCCTCAGAGAAGACGATGGCGATAGTCATTCGGCTCGTCGAGTTTAGCGAGTCAAGTTATGTGGCGACTGTCTTTACCGAAGGTTTCGGGAAAATCACGGCGTTAGCCAAGGGGGCTCGTCGCACGAAAAGCTCCTTCGAGAACGCTCTTGACCTCCTGGCTGTTTCTCGCGTAGTGTTCATCCGCAAGTCTTCCACTGCGATGGACCTGCTCACGGAAGCTCGTTTGGAACGTCCGTTTCGAGCGGCGTCCCGCGATTTGACTCGTCTTTACGCGGGCTATTACGTGGCGGAAATTCTGCAAGCGATGACGGATGATCGCGATCCTCATCCGGAGTTGTTTCGTCGAGCTAATCAGACATTACTGGCGTTGAGTGGAAACGATGATGTTGGAGTACTCGTATTAGGTTTCGAGTTGGCAACCCTGAGAGAATTGGGGCATTTGCCGGCTTTTTCAAGTTGCGTTGAATGCGGGACGGAAGTAGAGCTTAAACGAAACCGTGTATCGTTTGGCCAGCTTGCTGGTGGTGTCCTTTGCGGCCGCTGCAAGGTGGGCAAGCGCCAAGTTGTGAGCGTTAGTAGCCAAGCGATGCAGGCCTTGGTTCAATTGGCTGATCCAGATCGAACCAGTGAATCAATAAATTTGGAAACTAAGGTGCGTGGAGAGCTGCGTGGACTGTTGAACAGTTATTTCAGTCACTTGCTTGGGCGTCGTCCACGCATGCACGGTTTTCTAACTCGACTGCGTTGA
- the bamD gene encoding outer membrane protein assembly factor BamD, which yields MNWKYSGELFDRKHVRCCCCLALLTSFVSLLTTSAGGQDDIGFLRYVDPTRAIDSAKAASGFGPDRDLAKSTFDEAEAIFLEATKLEGKQRKKRFMAAAGKYEKAAKRWPTSVIEEDSMFMASESYFFADYYPKASESYAMLVKKYQNSRHLDTVDKRRFALAQYWVEHHEINPDFPMTPNLLAKDRPLFDKFGHGVRVLDKIRFDDPTGRLADDATMAAAVAFYKQKKFMRADELFTDLRRAFPNSEHQFQAHLLGVKCKIEIYQGAQYALTPMDEAEELVKQIHRQFPQESVEHKEFLAEAWKKIRLNKAMDDWEMAKYYDKRKAYGAARQYYERVRRDYGDTSLAKEATDRIAVIAEKDPTPSQPLPWLAKMFPTPERKKPLVASGPLEKLRR from the coding sequence ATGAATTGGAAATACAGCGGAGAGTTGTTCGACCGCAAGCATGTGCGTTGCTGCTGTTGCCTAGCTTTACTAACGTCTTTTGTTTCATTGCTCACCACCTCGGCCGGTGGGCAGGACGATATCGGATTCTTACGTTATGTAGATCCGACGCGTGCCATCGACTCGGCCAAGGCTGCCAGCGGTTTTGGTCCCGATCGCGATCTTGCTAAGTCAACGTTTGACGAAGCTGAGGCGATTTTTCTCGAGGCGACCAAGCTGGAGGGCAAGCAACGCAAGAAACGCTTTATGGCGGCCGCCGGCAAGTACGAGAAGGCTGCGAAGCGTTGGCCGACTTCAGTGATTGAAGAAGACTCGATGTTCATGGCGTCCGAGAGTTATTTCTTTGCGGACTATTATCCAAAAGCGTCCGAGTCTTACGCCATGCTCGTCAAGAAATACCAAAACAGTCGTCATCTGGATACGGTTGACAAACGACGGTTTGCGCTCGCCCAATATTGGGTAGAGCATCACGAAATCAACCCCGATTTTCCAATGACTCCTAATCTGCTCGCCAAGGATCGGCCGCTTTTCGATAAATTTGGCCATGGGGTTCGCGTGCTCGATAAGATACGCTTTGATGATCCAACCGGGCGTCTGGCGGATGATGCGACGATGGCTGCAGCGGTTGCCTTCTACAAGCAAAAGAAATTTATGCGTGCCGACGAACTATTTACCGATCTCCGTCGTGCCTTTCCCAACAGTGAGCATCAATTTCAAGCTCACCTTTTGGGAGTGAAGTGCAAAATTGAAATCTACCAAGGAGCTCAATATGCCTTGACTCCCATGGATGAAGCTGAGGAGCTTGTGAAGCAAATTCATCGACAGTTCCCTCAAGAGTCCGTCGAGCACAAAGAATTTCTTGCCGAGGCCTGGAAGAAAATCCGTCTCAATAAGGCGATGGATGACTGGGAAATGGCGAAGTACTACGACAAACGAAAGGCTTATGGGGCAGCTCGTCAATACTACGAACGCGTTCGTCGGGATTATGGTGACACGAGCCTTGCCAAGGAAGCCACCGATCGCATCGCTGTGATTGCCGAAAAGGATCCTACGCCAAGTCAACCCTTGCCTTGGTTGGCAAAGATGTTTCCGACACCTGAACGAAAGAAACCGCTTGTGGCCAGTGGGCCTCTGGAAAAGTTGCGGCGATAG
- a CDS encoding LptE family protein: MSHRRVYSLLLILAWLGGAGCAGYRVGYKTLYRPDVATVHVPIFESDTFRRDMGERLTEAVVKQINVKTPYRVVTADRADSVLKGRILSESKNTIAENEYDIPRIYEVDLIVDVKWYGPQGELLSDAMTIPVEDFFLRIVQEQTMIPESGQSVATTFQAAIDQMAEQIVEQMEATPW, from the coding sequence ATGTCTCACCGACGCGTTTATTCATTGCTACTGATCCTGGCTTGGCTTGGCGGGGCCGGTTGCGCGGGCTATCGCGTCGGATACAAGACCCTCTATCGGCCAGATGTGGCGACCGTTCATGTCCCAATCTTTGAGTCCGACACTTTTCGACGTGATATGGGAGAACGGCTAACTGAAGCCGTTGTGAAACAAATCAACGTGAAGACTCCCTATCGAGTCGTGACTGCTGATCGTGCCGACAGCGTTCTCAAAGGTCGTATTCTTTCGGAATCGAAGAACACCATTGCGGAAAACGAATATGATATTCCACGTATCTATGAAGTCGATCTGATTGTCGACGTCAAATGGTACGGGCCGCAAGGTGAGTTGTTGAGTGATGCTATGACCATCCCGGTCGAAGATTTCTTTCTGCGAATCGTTCAGGAGCAGACGATGATTCCCGAGTCGGGGCAATCGGTGGCAACGACGTTTCAAGCAGCAATCGATCAGATGGCGGAGCAGATTGTGGAACAGATGGAAGCAACTCCGTGGTAA
- the folP gene encoding dihydropteroate synthase, which yields MTDLPPNSPLPFADASLELRFPQRARTWQLRDQTLAFERSPRLMGIVNVTPDSFSDGGLYQALSAAVDQALKLADEGADILDIGGESTRPYAEVVDTAEEIRRVIPVIERICKQARVPVSIDTSKAEVAARALDAGAQIINDVTGLEGDSEMLPLAVNSQVGVCAMHMQGRPQTMQDSPQYGNVVEDIEAYLKQRRDHLQAAGLEPRRICLDPGIGFGKSHQHNLTLMAQCGTFHRLGCPVLVGHSRKGFLGKLLEDKEADRTFATVGAALALARQGIQVIRVHDVRPAKEALLLFEATGGVDGCERQLDQC from the coding sequence ATGACCGACCTCCCGCCGAATTCCCCACTGCCATTTGCTGATGCTTCGCTTGAGCTCCGTTTTCCGCAGCGAGCTCGAACGTGGCAGTTGCGAGACCAGACTTTGGCGTTTGAACGAAGTCCTCGCCTGATGGGCATCGTCAATGTGACGCCTGACAGTTTTTCTGATGGTGGTCTCTATCAGGCCCTGTCCGCTGCCGTGGATCAAGCACTCAAGTTGGCGGATGAGGGAGCCGACATTCTGGACATCGGCGGTGAAAGTACCCGACCCTACGCTGAGGTCGTCGATACGGCCGAGGAGATTCGTCGCGTGATCCCCGTCATTGAGCGAATTTGCAAACAAGCTCGTGTTCCGGTCTCAATTGACACTTCCAAAGCAGAAGTAGCAGCCCGAGCGCTCGATGCTGGAGCTCAGATTATTAACGACGTCACCGGTCTTGAGGGTGACTCGGAGATGCTCCCGCTTGCGGTCAATTCACAAGTTGGCGTCTGTGCGATGCACATGCAGGGTCGGCCCCAAACGATGCAGGACTCTCCTCAGTATGGGAATGTGGTGGAGGACATCGAAGCGTATCTCAAGCAGCGACGTGACCACTTGCAAGCTGCGGGGCTGGAGCCGCGACGCATCTGTCTCGATCCGGGAATTGGGTTTGGCAAATCTCATCAACACAATTTGACGTTGATGGCTCAATGCGGAACTTTTCATCGGTTGGGCTGCCCGGTACTCGTCGGCCACTCTCGGAAGGGATTTTTGGGGAAACTGCTGGAAGATAAGGAGGCTGATCGTACCTTCGCGACTGTCGGGGCTGCTCTCGCCCTCGCTCGCCAGGGAATTCAAGTGATTCGGGTCCATGATGTTCGGCCGGCGAAAGAGGCATTGCTGCTGTTTGAGGCAACGGGGGGAGTCGATGGTTGTGAACGGCAGTTGGATCAGTGCTAG
- a CDS encoding HD domain-containing protein translates to MANAICQIPEIQALDAPRQRIRIPPEIDVPLTPRVRAIVDTPAFHRLAHVTQLGLVSQVYPAAHHRRFEHSLGVYRLALLFLRQLSGDHRFRALIEPKDAEALIAAALLHDVGHWPFCHLIEDLGLEGIPRHEVFARQLLHSGQINQVLEEQWGFGGDLVADILDGACVGPKDQVLRSILSGPIDVDKMDYLMRDSLHAGVPYGRNFDQARLIGSLCLNEAGNGLAVSGKGRTAAEMMVFARYVMFSEVYWHHTVRAATAMLQRAFFVLRSKLDLTRLFLMNELPFIEEMKRVAAAGPASELLAGLFGASRQLYKRMLECSFNEQPELYSRLARQDYAHLVAFGTEVAARLAAELNIEVLPEHVLIDAPPAKLEVQFAVDIHDAKRDEFRPLGDVSPVVRTLAEKQFDDYVKRVRVFVHPRVMEKIQRSSPPLSWEQIMRI, encoded by the coding sequence ATGGCTAACGCGATTTGCCAGATTCCGGAAATCCAGGCACTGGATGCGCCTCGACAACGAATCCGAATTCCACCCGAAATTGATGTGCCCCTCACGCCACGCGTGCGTGCCATCGTTGATACGCCGGCCTTTCATCGCCTAGCTCATGTGACTCAGCTAGGTTTGGTATCACAGGTGTACCCAGCTGCCCATCATCGCCGATTTGAACATTCACTAGGTGTCTATCGTCTGGCTCTCTTGTTCTTGCGTCAGCTGTCAGGAGATCATCGATTCCGAGCCTTGATCGAACCGAAGGATGCCGAAGCGCTAATCGCAGCTGCCTTGTTGCATGATGTGGGCCACTGGCCCTTTTGTCATTTGATTGAAGATTTGGGTTTGGAGGGGATACCAAGGCACGAAGTCTTTGCGAGACAATTGCTTCACAGCGGTCAAATCAATCAAGTACTGGAAGAACAGTGGGGGTTTGGCGGGGATCTCGTGGCGGATATCCTCGACGGTGCTTGTGTTGGTCCGAAGGATCAAGTGCTTCGAAGTATTCTTTCTGGGCCCATCGATGTTGACAAAATGGACTATCTGATGAGAGATAGTCTCCATGCTGGCGTACCGTACGGGCGGAATTTTGACCAAGCTCGCTTGATCGGTAGTCTGTGCCTTAACGAAGCCGGAAACGGATTGGCGGTTTCCGGAAAAGGGCGGACGGCTGCCGAGATGATGGTCTTTGCGAGATATGTGATGTTTAGCGAAGTCTACTGGCATCATACCGTAAGGGCGGCGACTGCCATGCTCCAGCGAGCTTTTTTTGTGCTGAGGTCGAAGCTGGATTTGACGCGTTTGTTCCTGATGAACGAGCTGCCCTTTATCGAGGAAATGAAAAGAGTTGCTGCCGCAGGGCCGGCAAGTGAATTGCTGGCAGGATTGTTTGGGGCCTCGCGGCAGCTTTACAAACGTATGCTCGAATGCAGCTTCAATGAGCAGCCTGAGTTGTACTCCCGCTTAGCTCGGCAAGACTACGCGCACCTCGTTGCATTCGGCACCGAAGTCGCCGCGCGACTTGCTGCTGAACTCAACATAGAGGTTTTGCCGGAGCATGTCCTGATCGACGCGCCTCCGGCGAAGCTGGAGGTGCAATTTGCTGTCGACATTCACGACGCAAAACGCGATGAGTTTCGACCTTTGGGTGACGTCTCACCCGTCGTGCGGACGCTCGCCGAAAAACAATTTGACGACTATGTTAAACGAGTGCGAGTCTTTGTGCATCCACGCGTGATGGAAAAAATTCAGCGGTCCTCACCGCCCCTTTCGTGGGAACAGATCATGCGTATTTGA
- a CDS encoding redoxin family protein — MSKLQLSGGMICWLAVVILSPGCGQQPSSTGTPSASSFGPSEPPSPADDTRSETEVPVTISNPTPLEGLSEEDANAIVSEPIVSLSTEHATSCKIRVGDLFPSLDLTTIEGQLGSLEKEFGNRLTVAIFWNLQHPMSIEQVSRINSELLTPFQNAGVNVIAINVGDTANDVKSFMQNTHCDAAQFLDEEAIGFQQVAEHILPRTYLIDATGTVCWLDLEYSRSTRRELRNAVLYNLRMQVAATPDLM; from the coding sequence ATGTCGAAGCTGCAGTTGAGCGGTGGAATGATCTGTTGGTTGGCCGTCGTTATTTTGTCGCCAGGCTGCGGTCAACAACCATCGTCCACGGGCACACCCAGTGCTTCCTCATTCGGTCCGAGCGAGCCCCCCTCCCCTGCTGACGATACGCGTTCGGAAACAGAAGTACCGGTCACGATTTCCAATCCAACACCGCTTGAAGGACTCTCCGAAGAGGATGCGAACGCCATCGTTTCCGAGCCCATTGTTTCATTGAGCACAGAGCATGCTACGAGCTGCAAGATCAGAGTCGGCGACTTATTTCCGTCACTTGATCTTACGACAATCGAGGGACAGCTCGGATCGTTAGAGAAGGAATTTGGAAATCGGCTCACAGTGGCCATCTTTTGGAACCTGCAACATCCGATGAGCATCGAGCAGGTGTCTCGCATCAACAGTGAGCTGTTGACACCGTTTCAGAATGCAGGGGTCAACGTTATTGCGATCAACGTCGGTGACACCGCTAATGACGTCAAGAGTTTCATGCAAAACACCCACTGCGACGCGGCTCAATTCCTGGACGAAGAAGCCATCGGCTTCCAGCAGGTTGCGGAACACATCTTACCTCGCACCTACTTGATCGACGCAACTGGAACGGTCTGCTGGCTCGATCTCGAATACTCTCGCAGCACGCGTCGCGAGCTAAGAAATGCGGTGCTCTACAATCTAAGGATGCAAGTCGCCGCCACGCCAGATCTCATGTAA